Proteins encoded within one genomic window of Triticum aestivum cultivar Chinese Spring chromosome 2D, IWGSC CS RefSeq v2.1, whole genome shotgun sequence:
- the LOC123053522 gene encoding galactose mutarotase, which translates to MMARAALLPVALLLCLALAGGANAARKSTAGFYELKNKKGDFSIKVTNWGAALVSAIVPDGKGNLADVVLGYDTVAEYANGSASFGATVGRVANRIANARFVLDGKTYHLLRNDGNNTIHGGPKGFGKVIWTVKEHVSHGDSPYITFYYHSLDGEQGFPGALDVYVKYQLSRPYDLSIRMNVTARNKATPVNLANHAYWNLAGHGSGDVLKHELQMFASHYTPVDGSMIPTGEVAPVAGTMYDFGRRIPVGTNMKIVPGGGGGYDMNYAVDGQHGQQNAMRPVARVRDPKSGRAFELWANQPGVQFYTASWLINEKGKAGKVYGQYGALCLETQAYPDAVNHPNFPSSIVRPGQVYKHDMVFRFSYQATYDA; encoded by the exons ATGATGGCCAGAGCTGCACTTCTTCCTGTTGCGTTGCTGCTGTGCCTTGCACTGGCCGGCGGCGCCAATGCTGCACGGAAGTCGACGGCCGGATTCTATGAACTCAAGAACAAGAAGGGGGATTTCTCCATCAAGGTCACCAACTGGGGCGCTGCCCTCGTATCTGCCATCGTCCCTGATGGCAAAG GGAACTTGGCTGATGTTGTCCTTGGGTACGACACTGTTGCTGAATATGCC AATGGCTCTGCTTCATTCGGAGCAACGGTTGGGCGCGTAGCCAACAGAATCGCCAACGCCCGCTTTGTTCTTGACGGGAAAACCTATCACCTTCTCCGTAACGACGGCAACAACACGATTCATG GAGGACCCAAGGGGTTCGGCAAGGTCATTTGGACGGTGAAGGAGCATGTGAGCCATGGTGACTCCCCATACATCACCTTCTACTACCACAGCTTGGATGGAGAGCAAG GATTCCCAGGCGCCCTCGACGTATACGTGAAGTACCAGCTCTCCCGGCCATACGACCTGAGCATCCGCATGAACGTGACTGCGAGGAACAAGGCGACGCCAGTGAACCTCGCGAACCACGCGTACTGGAACCTGGCCGGCCACGGCAGCGGCGACGTCCTCAAGCACGAGCTCCAGATGTTCGCCTCACACTACACCCCCGTCGACGGGTCCATGATACCGACGGGCGAGGTCGCGCCCGTGGCCGGCACGATGTACGACTTCGGCAGGCGGATCCCCGTGGGCACCAACATGAAGATCgtccctggcggcggcggcgggtacgACATGAACTACGCCGTGGACGGGCAGCACGGGCAGCAGAACGCGATGCGGCCGGTGGCGCGCGTCCGGGACCCCAAGTCCGGGCGGGCGTTCGAGCTGTGGGCGAACCAGCCCGGGGTGCAGTTCTACACCGCCAGCTGGCTCATCAACGAGAAGGGGAAGGCCGGGAAGGTGTACGGGCAGTACGGCGCGCTGTGCCTGGAGACGCAGGCGTACCCCGACGCCGTCAACCACCCCAACTTCCCGTCCTCCATCGTGAGGCCCGGCCAGGTGTACAAGCACGACATGGTCTTCAGGTTCTCCTACCAGGCCACCTACGACGCGTGA
- the LOC123049463 gene encoding galactose mutarotase — MVVRAALLPVTLLLCLALAGSAGAGRTADGFYELKNKKGDFSIKVTNWGATLVSVLVPDCKGDLTDVVLGYDTVAAYAKGAAAGSTIGRVANRIANARFVLDGRTYRLLRNDGNNTIHGGPRGFNKVIWTVKEYVHDGDSPYITFYYRSFDGEQGFPGYLDVYVTYQLSDPYDLSIHMNATATSKATPVNLVNHAYWNLAGHGSGDVLEHELQMFASRYTPVDGYMIPTGQVAPVAGTKYDFLTPTPVGANMEIVPGGGGGYDINFAVDGQQNAMRPVARVQDPDSGRALELWANQPGVQLYTANWLSNDKGKGGKVYGQYGALCLETQAYPDAVNHPDFPSSTVRPGEVYKHDMVFKFSH, encoded by the exons ATGGTGGTCAGAGCTGCACTGCTTCCTGTCACCTTGCTGCTGTGCCTTGCACTGGCCGGCAGCGCCGGCGCCGGAAGGACGGCGGATGGCTTCTACGAGCTCAAGAACAAGAAGGGGGATTTCTCCATCAAGGTCACCAACTGGGGAGCTACCCTCGTCTCTGTCCTTGTTCCTGATTGTAAAG GGGACCTAACTGATGTTGTACTTGGGTACGACACCGTTGCTGCATACGCT AAAGGCGCTGCTGCTGGATCGACGATTGGGCGCGTAGCAAACAGAATCGCCAACGCCCGCTTCGTGCTCGACGGCAGAACCTATCGTCTCCTCCGTAACGACGGCAACAACACGATTCATG GCGGCCCCAGGGGCTTCAACAAGGTCATCTGGACGGTGAAGGAGTATGTGCACGACGGCGACTCCCCGTACATCACCTTCTACTACCGCAGCTTCGACGGAGAGCAAG GGTTCCCGGGGTACCTGGACGTGTATGTGACGTACCAGCTCTCCGACCCGTACGACCTGAGCATCCACATGAACGCGACGGCGACGAGCAAGGCGACGCCGGTGAACCTGGTGAACCACGCGTACTGGAACCTCGCTGGCCACGGCAGCGGCGACGTCCTGGAGCACGAGCTCCAGATGTTCGCCTCACGCTACACGCCCGTCGACGGGTACATGATCCCGACGGGCCAGGTCGCGCCGGTGGCCGGCACAAAGTACGACTTCCTCACGCCGACGCCCGTGGGCGCCAACATGGAGATCGtcccgggcggtggcggcggctacgaCATCAACTTCGCCGTGGACGGGCAGCAGAACGCGATGCGGCCGGTGGCGCGCGTCCAGGACCCGGACTCCGGGCGGGCGTTGGAGCTGTGGGCGAACCAGCCCGGGGTGCAGCTCTACACCGCTAACTGGCTCAGCAACGACAAGGGGAAAGGAGGGAAGGTGTACGGGCAGTACGGCGCGCTGTGCTTGGAGACGCAGGCGTACCCCGACGCCGTCAACCACCCCGATTTCCCGTCGTCGACCGTCAGGCCCGGCGAGGTGTACAAGCATGATATGGTCTTCAAGTTTTCCCACTAG